One window of the Salvia splendens isolate huo1 chromosome 1, SspV2, whole genome shotgun sequence genome contains the following:
- the LOC121793861 gene encoding UDP-glucosyltransferase 29-like, protein MAEAKTKQFTILMFPWLAYSHVRPFFELANNLSAKSFHVLFCSSAVNLDSIRSKIAQDPPTAVDLIELPFPPLPDLPPHLHTTKNLPPNLTPALIQAFQQTSSAFNEIMNRTNPDLLIYDYFQPWAAKEARRRGIPSVYFATAGAAPFSYFYHLFKHGGSRPFPHEEIYLTDREKGDNRPPIKFEIKDAEEDEGAFSFGVFDLSNNVVLIRGFRGFDGKYFDYMSELCNKRVVATGQLIHAPNRRIGEENSEILQWLSRKERSSTVFVCFGSEHFISLDQIREISKGLEMCKANFVWVVRLPEEAVVGGFVERERERGLVVEGWAAQAEILSHGSIGGFVSHCGWSSIMESLWAGVPVVAMPIKYDQPINARVVAAAGVGVEVVRGRDGCFSGEEVAAAIDEVVGSEGIRRRVRDLSERMRREAEAAVEETAEELLLLCKKRAIEI, encoded by the coding sequence ATGGCGGAAGCTAAAACTAAACAATTCACCATCTTAATGTTTCCATGGCTAGCTTACTCACACGTCCGCCCCTTTTTTGAACTCGCCaacaatctctccgccaaaagCTTCCACGTCCTCTTCTGCTCCTCCGCCGTCAATCTCGACTCCATCCGCAGCAAAATCGCACAAGATCCCCCCACCGCCGTCGATCTAATCGAACTCCCTTTCCCGCCGCTGCCGGATCTCCCTCCCCACCTCCACACCACCAAAAATCTCCCGCCGAATCTCACCCCAGCTCTcattcaagcatttcaacaaaCATCCTCCGCCTTCAACGAAATCATGAACAGGACCAACCCCGATTTGCTGATCTACGATTACTTCCAGCCATGGGCGGCGAAGGAAGCTCGGCGACGAGGCATACCCTCTGTTTACTTCGCCACAGCCGGAGCAGCGCCGTTTTCCTACTTCTACCATCTGTTTAAGCACGGCGGGAGTCGACCTTTCCCCCACGAAGAGATATACCTCACCGATCGTGAAAAAGGAGACAATCGCCCTCCGATTAAGTTCGAAATCAAGGACGCGGAGGAAGACGAAGGTGCTTTCTCGTTTGGGGTTTTCGATCTGTCAAACAACGTCGTTTTGATCAGAGGTTTTCGAGGTTTTGATGGGAAATACTTCGATTATATGTCTGAGCTCTGCAACAAGAGAGTTGTGGCGACTGGTCAACTAATTCACGCGCCCAATCGTCGAATCGGAGAAGAGAATTCAGAGATTCTGCAATGGCTGAGTAGAAAGGAACGATCTTCGACTGTTTTCGTCTGTTTCGGCAGCGAACATTTCATATCCTTGGATCAAATTAGGGAGATTTCGAAGGGTTTGGAGATGTGCAAGGCGAATTTCGTGTGGGTGGTGAGGCTGCCGGAGGAGGCGGTGGTCGGAGGGTTtgtggagagggagagggaaagGGGGCTGGTGGTGGAGGGATGGGCGGCGCAGGCGGAGATTTTGAGCCATGGGAGTATCGGTGGATTCGTGTCGCACTGTGGATGGAGCTCGATTATGGAGAGTTTGTGGGCTGGAGTGCCGGTGGTGGCGATGCCGATCAAGTATGATCAGCCGATAAATGCGAGGGTTGTGGCGGCGGCCGGGGTCGGGGTGGAGGTGGTCAGGGGCAGGGATGGGTGTTTTAGTGGGGAGGAGGTGGCGGCCGCGATTGATGAGGTTGTTGGGTCGGAGGGGATACGAAGAAGGGTTCGGGATTTGAGTGAGAGGATGAGGAGGGAGGCGGAGGCCGCGGTGGAGGAGACGGCGGAGGAGTTGTTGTTGCTTTGTAAGAAGCGTGCAATTGAGATTTAA
- the LOC121793851 gene encoding CASP-like protein 1E2, whose translation MDSEPKGSGYGGIESGTRVGIANRRSMSGCDVVLRFLSLSLSLAAAVVLGVNKETKMVSVTLLPTLPPINIPAAAKWNYLSAFTYLVVANSIACGYAAISLALTLANRDGTKKWITTLIAILDLIMVALLFSAIGAAGAIGLMGYRGNSHVQWEEVCNEFDKFCSQTAASLGLSAAAAVTFFLLVVLATYNLHKRH comes from the exons atggatTCTGAGCCAAAAGGGAGCGGTTATGGGGGAATTGAGAGTGGTACGAGGGTGGGGATCGCTAACAGGAGAAGCATGAGCGGCTGCGACGTCGTTTTGAGGTTCCTTTCCCTCTCGCTGTCCCTCGCCGCCGCCGTGGTTCTCGGCGTCAACAAGGAGACAAAGATGGTGTCGGTGACTTTGCTCCCCACGCTGCCGCCGATCAACATTCCGGCCGCCGCCAAATGGAACTACTTGTCTGCCTTTAC GTATTTAGTGGTGGCAAACTCAATAGCATGTGGCTATGCAGCCATTTCATTGGCTCTAACCCTAGCAAATAGAGATGGTACTAAAAAGTGGATCACAACATTGATCGCCATACTTGACCTAATAATGGTGGCCCTCCTATTCTCCGCCATCGGGGCCGCTGGCGCCATCGGCCTCATGGGCTACCGTGGAAACTCGCACGTGCAATGGGAGGAGGTGTGCAATGAGTTCGACAAATTCTGCTCCCAGACCGCGGCCTCCTTGGGCCTTTCAGCCGCGGCCGCGGTGACATTCTTCTTATTGGTGGTGCTTGCCACCTACAACCTCCACAAGAGACACTAG
- the LOC121808089 gene encoding divinyl chlorophyllide a 8-vinyl-reductase, chloroplastic-like, whose amino-acid sequence MSICTPFNCNGLNPISSKSNTFKNLLTSQFISQTIPHTVPLPSLHLSQSCKANRKRFQLVTASAAPALESPKTSFRSKNPKDINVLVVGSTGYIGNFVVKELVRRGFNVIAVARERSGIKGKNSKDETLGLLSGANACFSDVTKLESLEGSIECLGVSIDVVVSCLASRSGGVKDSWLIDYEATKNSLVVGRKFGAKHFVLLSAICVQKPLLEFQRAKLKFEAELIEEAERDEGFSYSIVRPTAFFKSLAGQVELVKDGKPYVMFGDGRLCACKPISEPDLASFIADCVLSEELVNKVLPVGGPGKAVTPLEQGEMLFRLAGKEPKFLKVPIQIMDFAIGVLDFLVKIFPSLEDAAEFGKIGRYYAAESMLIWDPKTGEYDADSTPSYGNDTLEEFFKRVLEKGIDGQELGEQMIF is encoded by the coding sequence ATGTCCATTTGCACACCCTTCAACTGCAATGGTCTCAATCCCATCTCCTCAAAATCCAACACCTTCAAAAACCTTCTCACATCTCAATTCATCAGCCAAACAATCCCACACACTGTTCCTCTCCCTTCACTTCATTTGTCCCAATCTTGCAAAGCCAATCGAAAAAGATTCCAACTTGTCACAGCTTCAGCTGCTCCAGCGCTTGAATCTCCCAAAACCTCATTCAGAAGCAAAAACCCAAAGGATATCAATGTCCTGGTTGTGGGCTCCACCGGTTACATTGGAAATTTTGTGGTGAAAGAGTTAGTGAGGAGAGGGTTTAATGTGATAGCCGTTGCTAGAGAGAGAAGTGGGATAAAGGGCAAGAACAGCAAGGATGAGACACTAGGGTTGTTGAGTGGTGCAAATGCTTGTTTCTCCGATGTGACAAAGTTGGAATCTTTGGAGGGAAGCATTGAGTGCCTTGGGGTTTCAATTGATGTTGTTGTGTCTTGCTTAGCTAGTAGGAGTGGTGGAGTCAAGGATTCTTGGCTGATTGATTATGAGGCAACCAAGAATAGCCTTGTTGTTGGTAGGAAATTTGGGGCTAAGCATTTTGTGCTGCTGTCTGCAATCTGTGTGCAGAAGCCCCTCCTCGAATTCCAGCGCGCTAAGCTGAAATTCGAGGCGGAGCTGATAGAGGAGGCTGAGAGAGATGAGGGTTTCAGTTATAGCATAGTTAGGCCTACTGCATTTTTCAAGAGCTTAGCAGGGCAGGTTGAGCTGGTAAAGGATGGGAAGCCTTATGTCATGTTTGGGGACGGGAGGCTATGCGCGTGCAAGCCTATTAGTGAGCCGGACCTGGCTTCCTTCATTGCAGATTGTGTGTTGAGTGAGGAGTTGGTGAATAAGGTTCTCCCAGTTGGTGGGCCGGGGAAGGCAGTGACCCCGTTGGAGCAAGGGGAGATGCTGTTTAGGCTTGCTGGGAAAGAGCCTAAGTTCTTGAAAGTGCCTATACAGATAATGGATTTTGCAATTGGAGTTCTTGATTTCCTTGTCAAGATCTTCCCCTCATTGGAAGATGCAGCCGAGTTTGGCAAGATTGGGAGGTACTATGCTGCTGAGAGTATGCTGATTTGGGATCCTAAGACGGGCGAGTATGATGCTGATAGCACGCCTAGTTATGGCAACGACACGTTGGAGGAATTCTTTAAGAGGGTGTTAGAAAAGGGAATAGATGGCCAAGAATTAGGAGAGCAAATGATCTTTTGA
- the LOC121793873 gene encoding uncharacterized protein LOC121793873, with protein MHRSINIQNSLPYDIALKIASSLQVFDVCSLGSCSRFWRELCGSDCVWEGLCKDRWPLIFEDQSESNDQKLTPNSKRWRGLYVSKHNEMAGKVGSVADFIERALAYESIEVGNYLKAVELLNSHQAGFKDVQMFLLKPELNVLLNLVGLHYCVVWLEIPAENVIEALDSSEVSERQVCVQWWKLGRWFYGFRLRDEFHLRNVSLGDLAVSKEEVLGVLHRGAVHEVIRVQISAAKSTHTSWSHQVAHV; from the exons ATGCATCGATCAATCAATATACAGAATTCGCTGCCTTACGATATTGCCCTCAAAATCGCCTCATCTCTTCAG GTTTTTGATGTGTGTTCATTAGGAAGTTGCTCGAGGTTCTGGAGGGAGCTGTGTGGGTCTGATTGTGTGTGGGAAGGTCTATGCAAGGACAGGTGGCCTCTAATTTTTGAGGATCAGAGTGAATCCAACGATCAGAAATTGACCCCCAATTCCAag AGATGGAGAGGTTTGTACGTAAGCAAGCACAACGAGATGGCAGGAAAAGTAGGGTCAGTCGCGGATTTTATCGAAAGAGCTTTAGCATATGAGTCCATCGAGGTTGGGAATTATTTGAAGGCAGTTGAACTATTGAACTCGCATCAGGCTGGATTCAAAGATGTTCAGATGTTCTTGCTCAAGCCGGAGCTCAACGTGCTGCTTAACTTGGTCGGCTTGCATTACTGCGTCGTTTGGCTTGAAATCCCG GCTGAGAATGTGATCGAAGCACTTGATAGCAGCGAGGTCTCGGAGAGGCAGGTGTGCGTCCAGTGGTGGAAGCTCGGGAGATGGTTCTACGGGTTTCGCCTAAGGGACGAGTTCCACTTGAGGAACGTCTCGTTGGGGGATCTTGCTGTGTCCAAGGAAGAAGTCCTCGGCGTGCTTCATCGTGGCGCAGTCCACGAGGTCATCCGTGTACAGATCTCTGCTGCTAAGTCAACTCACACCTCCTGGTCTCACCAAGTTGCTCATGTGTAA
- the LOC121808096 gene encoding CASP-like protein 1 yields the protein MASTATEVEKAAPPPMPEAKDNLVVADVVLRFLVFASGLAAVLVMVTSKETQVVGQIPIPPFLVRRTAKFNHSPAFVFFVAALSVAGLYGLFTTLISLFALSKPGSHTRLISHFIIFDVLLLGITAAATGAAGGVAYIGLKGNKHVQWNKICHVYSDFCKHIGGSVAVSLFGSVVLALLILLSVRSLSKKIPRHNHSH from the exons ATGGCATCGACAGCTACAGAGGTCGAGAAGGCGGCGCCACCTCCAATGCCGGAGGCGAAGGACAATTTAGTGGTGGCGGATGTGGTGCTGAGATTCTTGGTGTTTGCATCAGGTTTAGCGGCTGTTTTGGTCATGGTGACTAGCAAAGAGACACAAGTCGTTGGCCAAATACCAATTCCGCCCTTTCTCGTTAGACGAACCGCAAAATTCAACCATTCACCGGCTTTCGT ATTCTTTGTAGCAGCACTGTCAGTTGCAGGATTGTATGGCCTCTTCACAACCCTCATCTCCCTCTTTGCTCTCTCCAAACCAGGCAGCCACACAAGGCTCATCTCTCATTTCATCATTTTCGACGTC CTATTGCTGGGAATCACGGCTGCAGCCACGGGAGCAGCAGGCGGTGTTGCTTACATAGGTTTGAAGGGGAACAAACATGTCCAATGGAACAAGATCTGCCACGTGTATAGCGACTTCTGCAAGCACATTGGGGGCTCAGTTGCTGTCTCCTTGTTTGGATCCGTCGTGCTGGCACTGCTCATCTTGCTGTCGGTCCGCTCCCTGTCCAAGAAAATCCCAAGACACAACCACTCACATTAA
- the LOC121808104 gene encoding probable serine/threonine-protein kinase At1g54610: MGCAFGKDISESGSPSGNGVVDRRREKGRERELSVTAESGERKVESSVSKANGGEVQNGGVKKEDLKDGIVRQSRNEKRRVKPNPRLSNPRNNVHGEQVAAGWPSWLVAVAGEALSGWIPRRADTFEKLDKIGQGTYSNVYKARDALTGSIVALKKVRFDNLEPESIRFMAREILILRRLDHPNVIKLQGLVTSRMSCSLYLVFDYMPHDLAGLSSSPNIKFTEPQVKCFVHQLLSGLEHCHSRYVLHRDIKGSNLLIDDEGVLKIADFGLASSFDPSNKQPMTSRVVTLWYRAPELLLGSTDYGVGIDLWSAGCILAELFAGKPIMTGRTEVEQLHRIFKLCGSPSDEYWKKSKLPHATIFKPQQAYKRRIAEAFKDFPQSSLPLTETLLAIDPAERQTATASLRSDFFTTKPYACDPSSLPKYPPSKEMDAKRRDEEARRLRAGSKTKADGVKKPRTRERAMRKMHAPEANAELQANLDRRRLINHANAKSKSEKFPPPHQDGGLSYTLGSSHLIDPAFDPPDVPFSSMNFSYAKEPIQTWSGPLADPAGAGASRRKSKQSKKSSVLN, translated from the exons ATGGGGTGTGCTTTTGGGAAAGATATTTCTGAGTCTGGTTCACCCAGTGGGAATGGTGTTGTTGATAGGAGGAGAGAGAAGGGAAGGGAGAGAGAGTTATCAGTGACAGCTGAGAGTGGGGAGAGAAAAGTAGAGAGTTCGGTAAGTAAAGCAAATGGCGGTGAGGTTCAGAATGGTGGGGTTAAGAAGGAGGATTTGAAGGATGGGATTGTAAGGCAATCGAGAAACGAAAAGAGGAGGGTGAAGCCGAATCCTAGGTTAAGTAACCCACGTAATAATGTTCATGGTGAGCAAGTGGCTGCTGGATGGCCTTCTTGGCTTGTGGCAGTTGCCGGCGAGGCTCTCAGCGGTTGGATCCCCCGCCGGGCTGATACATTCGAGAAGCTCGATAAG ATTGGACAAGGTACATACAGTAATGTGTATAAAGCTAGAGATGCTCTAACCGGAAGCATTGTTGCGTTGAAGAAGGTTAGATTCGATAATTTAGAGCCAGAGAGCATAAGGTTTATGGCTAGGGAGATTTTAATCCTGCGCCGTTTGGATCATCCAAACGTCATCAAATTGCAAGGTTTGGTAACCTCGAGGATGTCATGTAGTTTATACCTAGTTTTTGATTATATGCCGCATGATTTGGCTGGCCTTTCATCGAGTCCCAACATCAAGTTTACAGAGCCTCAG GTGAAATGCTTTGTGCACCAGCTATTGTCTGGCCTAGAACACTGCCACAGCCGCTATGTTTTGCACCGTGATATTAAAGGTTCCAACCTTCTAATTGACGACGAAGGAGTTTTGAAGATTGCTGATTTTGGGTTGGCTTCCTCCTTTGACCCCAGCAACAAACAGCCTATGACAAGCCGTGTGGTTACTTTGTGGTATAGAGCGCCCGAGCTGCTTCTTGGCTCCACTGACTATGGTGTGGGAATCGACTTGTGGAGCGCTGGGTGCATCTTAGCCGAGCTATTTGCTGGGAAGCCCATTATGACGGGGAGGACAGAG GTGGAACAACTACACAGGATTTTTAAGTTATGTGGTTCTCCGTCTGATGAGTATTGGAAAAAGTCGAAGCTACCGCATGCAACCATATTCAAGCCACAGCAAGCATACAAAAGGCGTATAGCAGAGGCATTTAAGGATTTCCCACAGTCGTCACTGCCTTTGACCGAGACACTGCTTGCTATTGATCCAGCTGAGCGTCAAACTGCCACAGCTTCTTTAAGGAGCGAC TTCTTTACTACAAAACCTTATGCATGTGATCCTTCAAGCCTTCCCAAGTACCCACCAAGTAAAGAGATGGATGCTAAGCGTCGAGATGAAGAAGCTAGAAG GTTGAGAGCTGGCAGTAAGACAAAAGCAGATGGTGTGAAGAAACCACGGACACGAGAACGAGCAATGCGGAAAATGCATGCCCCTGAAGCCAATGCAGAGCTGCAAGCCAACCTTGAT AGGCGGCGTCTGATCAACCACGCAAACGCAAAGAGCAAAAGCGAGAAATTCCCCCCTCCACATCAAGATGGAGGACTCAGCTACACTTTGGGGTCGTCACATCTAATTGACCCAGCCTTTGATCCTCCTGACGTCCCATTCAGTTCCATGAACTTCTCGTATGCCAAAGAACCCATCCAAACATGGTCAGGCCCGTTGGCTGACCCTGCTGGTGCCGGGGCTTCAAGAAGGAAGTCAAAGCAGTCCAAGAAGAGTTCTGTACTGAATTAA